The Thermodesulfobacteriota bacterium genome includes a window with the following:
- a CDS encoding PadR family transcriptional regulator produces MDEASRRAVQREILLAFWKVHILHHAGQGPVVGQWMLQELRRHGYEVSPGTLYPLLHRLEGLGWLRCETDPAGGPKARRSYFLTPEGREALDAVEAQLGELVGEGRLREGAGSHPVNRAS; encoded by the coding sequence ATGGACGAAGCAAGCCGCCGCGCGGTGCAGCGCGAGATCCTGCTTGCCTTCTGGAAGGTCCACATTCTCCATCACGCCGGGCAGGGGCCGGTGGTCGGGCAGTGGATGCTCCAGGAGCTTCGCCGCCACGGCTACGAGGTGAGCCCGGGGACGCTCTACCCCCTGCTGCACCGCCTGGAGGGCCTCGGGTGGCTGCGGTGCGAGACGGACCCGGCCGGCGGGCCCAAGGCGCGGCGTTCCTACTTCCTGACCCCCGAGGGGCGGGAGGCCCTGGACGCGGTGGAGGCACAGCTCGGGGAGCTCGTCGGGGAGGGTCGCCTGCGGGAAGGCGCCGGATCCCATCCTGTGAACCGGGCTTCGTAG
- a CDS encoding nitroreductase → MAATPRGPQCRSPSRQVVCNTCTVRLVDLAYRRAWWFRWVRKPLTVGMKVLAAWHGIDALDYSVRTPACRGCTRFLKTALKEESAAFRWLNGRVNPVFDRLLETVVTGKEVQEAKRFAREATHDTRKS, encoded by the coding sequence ATGGCTGCGACCCCTCGGGGGCCCCAATGCCGTTCCCCTTCTCGCCAAGTCGTCTGCAATACCTGCACCGTCCGCCTCGTGGACCTGGCCTACCGGCGCGCCTGGTGGTTTCGGTGGGTGCGCAAGCCGCTTACGGTGGGCATGAAGGTGCTGGCGGCCTGGCACGGGATCGACGCCCTCGACTACTCCGTGCGCACCCCCGCCTGTCGCGGCTGCACCCGGTTCCTCAAGACCGCCCTCAAGGAGGAGTCGGCTGCCTTCCGGTGGCTCAACGGCCGGGTCAACCCCGTCTTCGACCGACTGCTCGAGACCGTGGTCACCGGAAAAGAGGTGCAGGAGGCCAAGCGCTTCGCCCGGGAGGCGACCCACGATACGCGCAAGTCGTGA